The Brassica oleracea var. oleracea cultivar TO1000 chromosome C6, BOL, whole genome shotgun sequence genome includes a region encoding these proteins:
- the LOC106299432 gene encoding ycf20-like protein: MASRILPTSLSILETDKVRSFTINLFHARNASWIITPMKSFQIRRRRNQRIAFALDTGSSSSVPGGGGERQEINEDRTGLGSTRLGRIAIALGRQLLLKINSARKNFPMKIFLLLLGFYTANALATILGQTGDWDVLVAGIVVAAIEGIGMLMYKKKPSSSSSGKKLQSFVVFMNFWKAGVCLGLFVDAFKLGS; the protein is encoded by the exons ATGGCTTCACGCATCTTACCAACATCGTTATCAATCTTAGAAACTGATAAAGTTCGATCCTTTACAATCAATCTGTTCCACGCAAGAAATGCTTCGTGGATCATCACTCCCATGAAAAG TTTCCAGATTCGAAGAAGACGAAACCAGAGAATAGCGTTTGCGTTAGACACAGGATCTTCTTCTTCTGTTCCTGGAGGAGGAGGAGAACGACAAGAGATTAATGAAGACAGAACAGGTCTAGGTAGCACTAGATTAGGCAGAATAGCGATTGCCTTAGGCAGACAGCTTCTTTTGAAGATAAACTCTGCTAGAAAGAACTTCCCCATGAAGATATTCTTACTGCTTCTTGGTTTCTACACTGCTAATGCATTAGCCACCATTCTCGGCCAAACCGGTGACTGGGACGTGCTTGTCGCAGGCATCGTCGTGGCCGCGATCGAAGGAATCGGTATGCTTATGTACAAGAAGAAGCCGTCTTCTTCTTCTTCTGGGAAGAAGTTGCAGTCTTTTGTTGTGTTTATGAATTTCTGGAAAGCTGGTGTTTGTTTGGGTCTCTTTGTTGATGCTTTCAAGCTAGGTAGTTGA
- the LOC106300009 gene encoding transcription elongation factor SPT6-like (The sequence of the model RefSeq protein was modified relative to this genomic sequence to represent the inferred CDS: added 8 bases not found in genome assembly) codes for MSRNVVSDEEDDHELEDEDGEPVHADPVGNADNDDDDEEDEEGEDEYENDGFIVGDEEEEEEEDDEEEEKKNSDEERQKKKKKRRKMDEDLDEDDYLLLQDNDVKFQKRKFKRLKKAQREREGGQGGSSDDEFDRSGGAGRSAEDKIKDNLFDDVDDLPDDVGDEEELAVEEDVVGSEDEMADFIVDEDGNGQPRRGDPRKKRYRQGSDMSAIHDANEIFGDVGELLSLRKKGLASSERMERKLEDEFEPTILSEKYMTGKDDEIRQVDIPERMQISEDSTGSPPVDELSIEEESSWIYAQLTSMLKDPDGLYVLGGQGFSVSKDDIAKFLELHHVQKLEIPFIAMYRKEQCRSLLDSSDNSDLNIEKKPETKWQKVLWMIQDLDKKWLLLRKRKTALHGYYAKRFEEESRRVYDENRLNLNQYLFESVMKSLKVAETEREVDDVDSKFNLHFPAGEVGVDEGQYKRPKRKSQYSVCSKAGLWEVANKFGYSAEQLGLALSLEKLVDELEDAKETPEEMAMNFMCAMFENSQAVLKGARHMAAVEISCEPSVKKYVRGIYLENAVVSTSPTAEGNGVIDSYHQFAGVKWLREKPLSKFEGAQWLLIQKAEEEKLLQVTFKLPENYMNRLVSDCYEHYLSVGVSKYAQLWNEQRKLILEDALHAFILPSMEKEARNLLTSRAKSRLLSEYGQALWDKVSAGPYQKKEMDISSDEEAAPRVMACCWGPGKPPNTFVMLDSSGEVLDVLYAGSLTLRSQNVNDQQRKKNDQDRVLKFMMDHQPHVVALGAVNLACTRLKDDIYEVIFQMVEEKPRDVGQMDDLTIVYVDESLPRLYENSRISGEQLPQQSGIVKRAVALGRYLQNPLVMAATLCGPGREILSWKLHPLESFLQVDEKYGMVEQVMVDITNQVGIDINLAASHEWLFSPLQFISGLGPRKAASLQRSLVRAGSIFVRKDLIMHGLGKKVFVNAAGFLRIRRSGLAASSSQFIDLLDDTRIHPESYGLAQELAKDIYDQDVRGDSNDDEDAIEMAIEHVRDRPGSLRKVVLEEYLASKNRENKKETYSNIMRELSCGFQDWRIPFKDPSPDEEFYMNSGETEDTIAEGRIVQATVRRLQSGRAICVLDSGLTGMLSKEDFADDGRDIVELSDRLKEGEILTCKIKSIQKLRYQVFLICKESEMRNNRHQRNQNLDPYYHEDRNSLQIEKEKARKEKELVKKHFKSRMIVHPRFQNITADQATEYLFDKEFGESIVRPSSRGLNYLTLTLKIYDGVYAHKEIVEGGKESKDITSLQRIGKTLTIGEDTFEDLDEVMDRYVDPLVSHLKTMLNYRKFRKGTKSEVDELLRIEKSENPARIVYCFGISHEHPGTFILSYIRSTNPHHEYVGLYPKGFKFRKRMFESIDKLVAYFQRHIDDPLQETVPSIRSVAAMVPMRSPADRGSSGGGSWGGNSDRSSAPRPGRGGEYRNGGGRGDGHPSGAPRPYGGRGRGRGRRDNNIEREDGNGDWGNNNTGSGDGGWGSSGGGGGGGWGSESGGKKNDGAGGWGSESGGGGGGWGNESGGKKSSEDGGWGKEASGKKSGEDGGWGNSGGGGW; via the exons GAACGTTGTTTCCGACGAAGAAG ACGATCACGAGCTCGAGGATGAGGACGGAGAGCCAGTTCATGCAGATCCTGTCGGTAATGCTGACAACGATGATGATGATGAGGAGGACGAAGAGG GTGAGGATGAATATGAGAATGATGGGTTCATAGTTGGTGATGAGGAAGAAGAAGAGGAGGAAGATGACGAAGAAGAAGAGAAGAAAAATAGCGATGAAGAGAGGCAGAAAAAGAAGAAGAAACGAAGGAAAAT GGACGAAGATCTTGATGAAGATGACTATCTGCTTCTCCAAGATAACGATGTCAAATTCCAAAAG AGGAAGTTTAAGAGGTTGAAGAAAGCTCAAAGGGAAAGGGAAGGTGGCCAGGGGGGATCATCTGATGATGAGTTTGATAGGAGTGGTGGAGCTGGAAGAAGTGCCGAGGACAAGATCAAAGACAATCTCTTTGATGATGTTGATG ATTTGCCTGATGACGTAGGCGATGAGGAGGAATTGGCGGTGGAAGAAGATGTAGTTGGGAGCGAGGATGAAATGGCTGATTTCATCGTAGATGAAGATGGGAATGGTCAGCCTAGGAG GGGAGACCCTAGGAAAAAGAGATATAGGCAAGGATCAGATATGAGTGCTATACATGATGCTAACGAAATATTTGGTGATGTCGGAGAGTTATTGTCACTTCGTAAGAAGGGTCTGGCATCTAGTGAAAGGATGGAAAGAAAGCTCGAAGATGAGTTTGAGCCAACTATTCTTTCTGAAAAGTACATGACTGGGAAAGATGATGAAATCCGCCAAGTTGATATTCCCGAGAGGATGCAG ATATCTGAAGACAGCACTGGAAGCCCTCCTGTTGATGAACTTAGCATTGAGGAAGAGAGCAGTTGGATATATGCACAGCTTACTTCGATGCTAAAAGATCCTGATGGACTTTATGTTTTAGGAGGACAAGGTTTCTCGGTCAGCAAGGATGATATTGCAAAATTTTTGGAGCTTCATCATGTGCAGAAACTAGAG ATACCATTTATAGCCATGTACCGAAAGGAGCAATGCCGGAGCTTGTTGGACTCTTCTGATAATAGTGACCTCAATATAGAGAAGAAACCTGAGACCAAGTGGCAAAAG GTCCTCTGGATGATTCAGGACTTGGATAAGAAGTGGCTCCTTCTTCGAAAAAGGAAAACGGCGTTGCATGGTTACTATGCAAAGCGTTTCGAAGAAGAGTCTAGGAGGGTCTATGATGAAAATAGGCTCAATCTAAATCAGTATCTTTTTGAATCTGTCATGAAGTCGCTTAAAGTGGCAGAAACAGAGAGAGAAGTTGATGATGTAGATTCCAAGTTCAACCTGCATTTTCCTGCCGGTGAAGTTGGTGTTGATGAAGGGCAGTACAAGAGGCCAAAGCGAAAATCTCAATATAGCGTCTGCAGCAAAGCAGGGCTCTGGGAGGTTGCAAACAAGTTTGGGTATAGCGCGGAGCAGTTGGGACTTGCATTGTCCTTAGAAAAACTG GTTGATGAACTTGAGGATGCAAAGGAAACACCAGAGGAAATGGCAATGAACTTTATGTGCGCTATGTTTGAAAATTCTCAAGCTGTTCTTAAGGGTGCACGGCATATG GCTGCCGTTGAGATAAGTTGCGAGCCATCAGTCAAAAAGTATGTCCGTGGCATTTATCTGGAGAATGCAGTAGTCTCAACGAGTCCAACAGCAGAGGGGAATGGAGTAATAGACTCTTACCATCAGTTTGCTGGGGTTAAATGGTTACGTGAAAAGCCATTGAGCAAGTTTGAAGGTGCGCAGTGGCTTCTCATTCAGAAGGCAGAAGAGGAGAAACTTCTTCAAGTGACCTTCAAGCTGCCTGAGAATTACATGAATAGGCTGGTTAGCGACTGCTATGAACACTATCTGAGCGTCGGTGTTAGTAAGTATGCTCAACTCTGGAATGAGCAAAGAAAATTGATATTGGAGGATGCACTTCATGCTTTCATTTTGCCATCAATGGAGAAAGAAGCAAGAAACTTGCTAACCAGCAGAGCGAAGAGTAGGTTGCTTTCAGAGTATGGACAGGCTTTGTGGGATAAGGTGTCTGCAGGGCCATATCAGAAGAAAGAAATGGACATTAGCTCAGACGAGGAAGCTGCACCGAGGGTCATGGCATGTTGTTGGGGCCCTGGAAAGCCGCCAAATACATTTGTGATGCTGGATTCATCGGGAGAAGTGCTTGATGTGCTTTATGCTGGATCCCTCACACTGCGATCCCAAAATGTCAACGACCAACAACGTAAAAAGAATGACCAGGATCGTGTTTTAAAGTTTATGATGGACCACCAACCGCATGTTGTGGCTCTAGGAGCTGTCAATTTGGCTTGTACTCGTCTGAAGGATGATATTTATGAA GTCATTTTCCAGATGGTGGAAGAAAAACCTAGAGATGTTGGGCAGATGGATGATTTAACCATTGTTTATGTAGACGAATCACTTCCTAGGCTATACGAAAACTCTCGAATCTCAGGCGAACAGCTACCTCAACAGTCTGGGATCGTGAAACGTGCAGTTGCTCTTGGACGCTATCTCCAGAATCCTCTAGTAATGGCAGCAACGTTATGTGGTCCAGGCCGGGAAATATTGTCTTGGAAGCTTCACCCGTTGGAGAGTTTTCTTCAGGTTGACGAGAAGTATGGGATGGTTGAACAGGTTATGGTTGACATAACAAACCAGGTTGGGATCGACATTAATTTGGCAGCTAGCCATGAGTGGCTTTTCTCTCCTCTACAGTTCATTTCTGGACTTGGACCTAGGAAAGCTGCATCCTTGCAGAGGTCGCTTGTAAGAGCTGGTTCAATATTTGTCCGCAAGGACCTGATAATGCACGGGCTTGGTAAAAAAGTTTTTGTAAACGCAGCCGGTTTCTTGCGCATCAGGAGGAGTGGGCTGGCTGCTAGCAGCAGCCAATTTATCGATCTACTGGATGATACCAGAATACATCCGGAATCGTATGGTCTTGCACAAGAATTGGCGAAAGATATTTATGATCAGGATGTAAGAGGTGACTCCAACGATGATGAGGATGCGATAGAGATGGCAATAGAGCATGTGAGAGATCGACCAGGCTCTCTGAGAAAAGTTGTCCTCGAGGAGTATCTTGCAAGCAAGAACCGGGAGAATAAGAAGGAAACTTACAGTAACATCATGAGAGAGCTAAGCTGTGGGTTCCAGGATTGGCGGATTCCTTTTAAAGATCCAAGTCCAGATGAAGAGTTTTATATGAACTCAGGCGAAACTGAAGACACCATAGCTGAGGGCAGAATTGTCCAGGCCACTGTTCGGAGACTGCAGAGTGGAAGAGCCATATGTGTGTTAGATTCCGGACTAACTGGGATGCTTTCGAAGGAGGATTTCGCAGATGATGGGAGAGATATTGTGGAGTTGTCAGACCGGCTGAAAGAAGGCGAGATCCTTACGTGCAAGATCAAATCGATTCAGAAGCTGAGGTATCAAGTGTTCCTTATATGCAAGGAGAGTGAGATGAGAAACAACAGGCACCAGCGGAACCAGAATCTGGATCCGTATTACCACGAGGATAGAAACAGTCTCCAGATAGAAAAGGAGAAAGCTCGGAAAGAAAAGGAGCTTGTGAAGAAGCATTTCAAGTCTCGGATGATTGTCCATCCACGTTTCCAGAACATCACTGCTGATCAAGCCACCGAG TATTTATTTGACAAAGAATTTGGAGAGAGCATTGTTCGTCCAAGCTCTCGAGGACTCAATTACTTGACATTGACGCTCAAAATTTACGATGGAGTCTACGCTCACAAGGAGATAGTTGAAGGTGGAAAAGAAAGCAAGGACATCACGAGTCTTCAGCGTATTGGGAAGACGCTAACAATTGGAGAAGACACCTTCGAGGATTTAGATGAG GTCATGGATCGGTATGTTGACCCTCTGGTCTCTCACCTCAAGACGATGCTTAACTACAGGAAGTTCCGTAAGGGGACAAAATCAGAAGTTGATGAGCTTCTCAGGATCGAGAAGAGTGAGAATCCAGCAAGGATAGTTTACTGTTTCGGGATTTCACACGAGCATCCTGGCACCTTTATACTGTCCTACATAAGGAGCACCAATCCGCATCACGAGTACGTCGGTCTATACCCCAAGGGATTCAAGTTCAGGAAAAGGATGTTTGAGAGCATCGACAAGCTTGTGGCCTACTTCCAGAGGCATATTGATGACCCGTTGCAGGAAACAGTTCCATCGATCAGGTCTGTTGCTGCAATGGTGCCCATGAGAAGCCCAGCAGACCGTGGCTCTTCTGGAGGAGGTAGCTGGGGTGGTAACTCAGATCGCTCTTCTGCACCAAGACCAG GGAGAGGCGGTGAGTACAGAAACGGTGGTGGACGTGGTGATGGGCATCCAAGTGGAGCGCCAAGGCCTTACGGTGGTCGTGGTAGGGGCAGAGGAAGGAGGGATAATAACATTGAGAGAGAAGATGGAAATGGAGATTGGGGAAATAACAATACCGGAAGTGGGGATGGAGGTTGGGGAAGTAGTGGTGGTGGTGGTGGTGGTGGTTGGGGAAGCGAGTCTGGCGGTAAAAAGAATGACGGTGCAGGCGGATGGGGTAGTGAATCTGGAGGTGGTGGTGGTGGTTGGGGAAATGAGTCTGGCGGCAAAAAGAGCAGCGAGGATGGTGGTTGGGGAAAGGAGGCTAGTGGAAAAAAGAGCGGTGAAGACGGCGGTTGGGGAAATAGCGGCGGTGGCGGATGGTGA
- the LOC106298662 gene encoding omega-hydroxypalmitate O-feruloyl transferase, giving the protein MATSYQESSSLLLQDLKVTIKEASLVFPSQETLTHERKSMFLSNVDQVLNFDVQTVHFFRPNKDFPPEIVSEMLGKALVRAMDVYEFLAGRLRVNPSSGRLDVDCNGAGAGFVTAASEYTLEELGDLVYPNPAFAKLVTSQLQSLPKDNQPLFAFQVTSFKCGGFSMGISTNHTTFDGLSFKTFLANLASLLSEKPLSTPPCNDRTLLKARSPPRVTFPHHELVQLQDSETTTTVFEATSEHLDFNIFKLSSQQILRLKEKASESLSSTGCVRATGFNVVTALVWRCKALSFVEEEDLEKESTILYAVDIRGRLDPQLPSSYTGNAVLTAYAKAKRKALLEEPFGRIVEMVGEGANRITDEYARSAIDWGEMYKGFPHGEVLVSSWWKLGFAEVEYPWGKPKYCCPVVYHRKDIVLLFPDIDGDSKGVYVLAALPAEEMAKFQNWFEDTLS; this is encoded by the exons ATGGCTACTTCGTACCAAGAATCTTCATCATTGCTTCTTCAAGATCTCAAAGTGACGATCAAAGAAGCATCACTCGTTTTCCCATCTCAAGAAACCTTAACTCATGAGAGAAAATCTATGTTTTTGTCAAATGTCGACCAAGTTCTCAACTTCGATGTCCAAACGGTTCATTTCTTCCGACCAAACAAAGATTTTCCTCCGGAGATTGTGTCGGAGATGCTGGGAAAGGCGTTGGTGAGAGCAATGGACGTTTACGAGTTTTTGGCAGGGAGACTTCGGGTGAACCCTAGCTCTGGTCGGCTTGATGTTGACTGTAACGGTGCCGGAGCTGGGTTTGTAACGGCAGCGAGTGAGTACACTTTAGAGGAGCTTGGAGATTTGGTTTATCCAAATCCAGCTTTTGCTAAATTGGTTACAAGTCAGCTTCAAAGTTTGCCTAAAGATAACCAACCACTGTTTGCTTTTCAG GTGACATCATTCAAGTGCGGTGGATTTTCAATGGGAATCTCAACAAACCATACAACGTTCGACGGACTTAGTTTCAAAACATTTCTCGCCAACTTAGCCTCCCTTCTAAGCGAGAAGCCCCTATCAACACCTCCATGCAACGACCGTACTCTTCTCAAAGCTCGTTCTCCACCACGTGTCACATTCCCACACCACGAGCTTGTCCAACTCCAAGACTCCGAGACAACAACAACCGTCTTCGAAGCCACTTCAGAGCACTTAGACTTCAACATCTTCAAGCTATCGTCTCAACAAATCCTGAGGCTGAAGGAGAAGGCCTCAGAGAGTCTCAGTAGTACCGGTTGTGTTCGTGCGACTGGTTTCAACGTCGTAACCGCTTTGGTTTGGAGGTGCAAGGCACTCTCGTTTGTAGAAGAAGAGGATCTTGAAAAGGAATCAACGATTCTTTACGCGGTGGACATCAGAGGGAGGCTGGATCCTCAGCTTCCCTCTTCGTACACCGGAAACGCAGTTTTAACCGCGTACGCGAAGGCTAAACGAAAGGCATTGCTCGAAGAGCCGTTTGGGAGGATAGTGGAAATGGTGGGAGAAGGTGCGAATCGGATAACGGATGAATACGCGAGATCAGCTATAGATTGGGGAGAGATGTACAAAGGGTTCCCACATGGGGAGGTTTTGGTTTCGTCGTGGTGGAAACTAGGGTTTGCGGAGGTTGAGTATCCATGGGGAAAGCCTAAGTATTGCTGTCCCGTTGTGTATCATCGTAAAGACATAGTTTTGCTGTTTCCAGACATTGATGGAGATAGTAAAGGTGTTTATGTCTTGGCTGCTTTGCCTGCTGAGGAGATGGCTAAGTTTCAGAATTGGTTTGAAGACACCCTTTCCTGA